The Bacillaceae bacterium IKA-2 DNA window GTACTAGATTTTACAGCTCTAGAAAAATTCAATGATGTTATTGTGTTCTTGGAGCAATTACCACTACACCGTCAGTTAAAGGTCAAAAGAGTGGTAGATAACCTTACTAGCACTTTCCTTGCGAAATACCTCCAAATGGGTATATCTACACTCTCTGATATTGAAGCTGGACGGCGTAAAATACCATTCAAGCACCTAAGAAAGATAGAGGATTACCTGTATCATCAATACTGGTTTGATGGTGCATACGTTGGACCAATTGACAAGTAACATAAAAGGTGACTTACAGCCAGTAAGTTAATAGAGTAATTTCCACAACAGAACATAGTCCTCTGTAGAGGAATTACTCATACTTCCTATACTCAGACTAGGGGGTGGCCGTCAAACGCTCTCTGAACCATTTAGGGAATACATTACTTGCCATTCCCACGAGGGCTATTTTTTTAGTCTAATAGCAGAAATATTTCTACTTTGAGATAAACAATGGAGTGAGGCTGGGTCGCTTAGATACATCCATTATTCTAAAGTTCAACTAAACTACCATTGCTATATATCTACCCAATGTTGAGAAATGAATTTAGCATAAAGCTGCTTCACTAATAGAAAAAGAAAGGTAGCTGTTGAATGGATAAGGTAACCTAGTGGTCTACTATTATATAAAAAGGTAAAATTACCATAATGATATTTTATAATTGTTAAAACACCTTTTTATCCAATTGAAGGCTATTATTTGGTACAATAGAAACTAAAAGTACTACTATAAAAATTGATGAGGGATTTAAATGAACGTAATTGATTTATTTAGTGGTTGTGGAGGCCTATCTTATGGTTTTGAATTGGCTGGGTACACAACTTTATTGGGAATAGATAATGATAAAGCAGCAATAAATACGTTTGAAAAAAATCACAAAGGCAGTAAAGGTATGTGTGGCGACATAACCCAAATAAATGGTGATGATATAAAAAAAGCTGTAAACTATAAACAAATTGACTTAGTTATCGGTGGTCCACCATGTCAGGGGATGTCCTTAGCAGGCCCAAGGAAACTTCATGACGCAAGAAACCAATTATATTTATCTTTTATAAAAGTAGTTAAAGAACTGGAACCCAAAGCATTTGTAATTGAGAATGTTCCA harbors:
- a CDS encoding helix-turn-helix transcriptional regulator; the encoded protein is MISQEAVLEYVIEIEEDVVLDFTALEKFNDVIVFLEQLPLHRQLKVKRVVDNLTSTFLAKYLQMGISTLSDIEAGRRKIPFKHLRKIEDYLYHQYWFDGAYVGPIDK